The Cucumis melo cultivar AY chromosome 9, USDA_Cmelo_AY_1.0, whole genome shotgun sequence genome includes the window TCAAGTAACGAACCTCTAAGATTTTGAAGCTATTGCTGCAAAACTACATGTCAAAGATATGGCTTGAGGTCTTTGATTCGAGGATGATTTCTATTGATCTGACAAAATGCCCCATCAGAGAGGGTGAGATTATGTGAATGAAATGGTGATGActgttgttgatgttgatttTTCACTAATTGGAGTGGAATAACTGGGAAGGTGCGTTGAAGTTGGAGAAGCTGATTATGAAGACAATAATTCAACTTTCATTTCGGTTCTGAAGACATTAATTCATCTTTCATTTGGGtttgaaattgattttttattttatatttttttaaagactAAAGTGTTCATTTTGAAACGCCAGAGACTAAATAGAACAAAGTCTAAACCTGAGGgatcaaaaacaaattttctctttaaaatATAGAGACAAAATTGCAAGATTGTGTAGGACTGAATGATATATTTGTCCAACAAAAGTAACTAATAAGTATGTACTATCACATTGATTCTATTTGaacttagattcaaaattaCTTTCAGTAAATATGATATATTTGATTCTACCATATATTGTAtacttttattcttttcaaatCTGTTCTCATTTAATAAAGAGGATCGTGGTGCAATTCTTAGCTCTCTTTTCCTGCACGACCCAGTATAAAAGACACAAGGAACATAACACTCTCAAGCACTTGGTGAGAGAAGAGAATTTGGAGGTTATTTCATGGTGGTTGGAAGTAGTGGGACCAATTTCATCACTCCTGATTTTATTTCTAGTGATGTTTAGCCATGCCCTGTATACTATGAAAAACCTTTGATGGTTTTAGGAAAATGAATACTACATTAACTACGTTCGTTTGCATTCATCCTTAATCAGGTGAGAGATTTACTTGGAAGATATCCAGACCTTATGGATGCTTTTGGTGAATTTATGATACTTTGTGACAGAACTGGTAACTGCTAGCATAGTAATATATTACCTGATGTTGATGCTGTATTGCTTTAATGATAACCATTTCAATTACTGTCCTGCAGATGGGCTTCTAGCAGATATCATGAGTAAAAGTAAGTGAAGTGATTGCCTTACTCCTTATGCTAGTATCAGTGAATAAATGGAAATTTTCTCAGACATGTGGCCCTGTTATGTTTCTTTTCCCTTTCCCATATACTAGCAAAAGTCATTTGAGATAATATTGAACATTAAAGAATTGTTACTATGTCACAGAATCCTTGTGGAATGAAGGTAGTTTACCAAGATTAACGAAGGTAGAGGAAAAGGACAGAAATCGAGATCATGAAAGGGAGGATGGTTTTAAAGACCGTGACCATGGAAATCGAGAAAGGGATAATAGACTTGAAAAAAATGTTGCTTTTGGCCATAATGATGTTGGTAGCCACAAGATGTCTTTATTTTCTAGTAAGGACAAATATTTTGGGAAACCTATCAATGAACTTGACCTCTCTAACTGTGAGCGGTGTACTCCCAGTTATCGTCTTCTCCCAAAGAATGTAAGAAGTAAaataactgttattatatttgcataaaaaaactattattatGAACTGATATTTTGATTCTGGCGTGTGTTCTTTTCCTTGTTGGTAATTTGTGTGCAGTATCCAATACCCTTTGCTAGTCAGAGAACAGAAATTGGTGATCAAGTTTTAAATGATCATTGGGTTTCTGTCACTTCAGGAAGTGAGGATTACTCTTTTAAGCACATGCGCAAAAATCAGTATGAAGAAAGCCTCTTTCGTTGTGAGGATGACAGGTTGAACCTCAACTGAgattggtttatttattttcttcagTTTATATCTGTTGAGTTAACAGATGGAATCAAAGTTTGAGGGTTTATTATGCTAACATGATTGGATATAGGCAGTTCTTTGCATTGATTGTTTCATGCTAATGCTTAGGCTTGACATTCTGTCATTAAATCTGTCATCAAGTTGAATTTTTTATTCATCTCCATTGATCTATGCTCCGTTATAAGTATCCTAACTTATATTATGAAGTATTTTCACtattttctcttccttttgGAAGTTTTATTCCAACAGATAATTAGCTCCGTCTTCTGTTTATGCTTGCAGGTTTGAACTGGATATGTTGTTAGAGTCTGTTAATGTAACATCCAAGCGGGTTGAAGACTTATTAGAAAAAATCAACTTGTCAGACAGTCCAGTCCATATTGAAGATCATTTAACAGGTAATCTTATTGATGATatttataagatatttaatGAGTTCAATGGTCATGTTGGCATTAGAAAAAATTACATTCTTAGAAATTTCCAAACCTTTCATTCTAGCAGCACTTAATTTGAGATGCATTGAACGCTTATATGGTGATCATGGCCTTGATGTGATGGATGTGTTAAGGAAGAATGCACCACTTTCTCTCCCGGTTATATTAACCCGCTTGAAGCAAAAACAAGAAGAGTGGGCACGGTGTCGATCCGATTTTAATAAAGTTTGGGCTGAAATATATTTCAAGAATTATCAGAAATCTCTTGATCATCGTAGCTTCTATTTCAAGCAGCAGGATACAAAGAGCTTAAGCACAAAAGGTAAATTGCAAATGCAAACATAAAAGGTAGACAAGTAGTCTCTCCATTTCTCATTTGCTTTATGCATGTTATTTGCAGCTTTGTTATCAGAGATCAAGGAAATTAATGAAAAGAAGCATAAGGAAGAGGATGTACTGCTCACTATTACTGCAGAAAATAAACGACCTATAATTCCAAATTTGGAATTTGACTACCCTGATCAGGATATTCATGAAGATCTCTATCATCTAATTAAATATTCTTGTAGAGAACTATGCTCCACAGATCAGTCTGATAAAGCTATGAAAATTTGGACAACCTTCCTGGAGCCCATGCTTGGTATTGCTTCACGGCCCCTGAGTTCTGAGGTTTCCCAAGAAATCATTAGAGAAAATAATTTTGCAGTTAGAGGTACTGCAATTGGTATGGTAGGGGTTAGCAATAGCCATACTGTTGGAGGTGATGAGTCCAAGCTGCGAGATCCTCCCAGAACTGAAGTAGGAGGCGTTCCACCTAAACAATCAAGCCCTTGCAGGGTTTGGCCCATGAATGGAGATTCTTGTATTGAAGAAAATAATTTTCACAAAGCAAATCGTGTTGACAGCAAGGTTGATAGTCTCTGTAAATTGCAGTTCAACGACAAACAAGAGGATCCTAATGAGAGGTTGGTAAAATCCAGTGTGTTGGTTAGCGCTGTGCTTGAACAAGGGAAGGGGAAAGTAATTGTAGAAACTCCACCAGGTTTGCAGAGTGCTTCCAATTGATATCTTCTTCAAATTATTGTTCAATTTTCATCTGCATTTTTTTCTAACTACTGCAATCTAATGTTTGTCTTTTGGTTCAAGGGCTGCGCTCTACTCCATCCAGAACTTGGAATGGTAGTGTTGATAAAGGGCTTGAGTTAGCATCATCACAGGTACGGGCCAATCTTGCAGCAAAAATTCTTTTTATCAGAACTTGCCTTATTGcttcttttatttcaaatttttttggCATTTAAGGTTAGTTACTAAATAAATCCCTGGTGAAAATATTCATGGCACTCTGTTAGGTCACCAATTCTACTTAAATATTCTAGAAGGGGTAAAAAGGGGAATACAAATGAAAGCTAGTTACATGCGAGGGGACCACTAGCTCTATAAATAGAATAAAGAATGTAATTAGGGCTGACTTTTAGTACTGGTCAGTAGTCTGGGGAAAGAGAGGTTAAGCTCTTTGTACTCTAGGTATTTTTGTAGCCCTCGGGCATACTTTTTCT containing:
- the LOC103503331 gene encoding paired amphipathic helix protein Sin3-like 4 isoform X8; the encoded protein is MDAFGEFMILCDRTDGLLADIMSKKSLWNEGSLPRLTKVEEKDRNRDHEREDGFKDRDHGNRERDNRLEKNVAFGHNDVGSHKMSLFSSKDKYFGKPINELDLSNCERCTPSYRLLPKNYPIPFASQRTEIGDQVLNDHWVSVTSGSEDYSFKHMRKNQYEESLFRCEDDRFELDMLLESVNVTSKRVEDLLEKINLSDSPVHIEDHLTALNLRCIERLYGDHGLDVMDVLRKNAPLSLPVILTRLKQKQEEWARCRSDFNKVWAEIYFKNYQKSLDHRSFYFKQQDTKSLSTKALLSEIKEINEKKHKEEDVLLTITAENKRPIIPNLEFDYPDQDIHEDLYHLIKYSCRELCSTDQSDKAMKIWTTFLEPMLGIASRPLSSEVSQEIIRENNFAVRGTAIGMVGVSNSHTVGGDESKLRDPPRTEVGGVPPKQSSPCRVWPMNGDSCIEENNFHKANRVDSKVDSLCKLQFNDKQEDPNERLVKSSVLVSAVLEQGKGKVIVETPPGLRSTPSRTWNGSVDKGLELASSQGGCSSRPLLSNGVMAEGSNAPSFNEKCDGHSKIEREEGELSPTGELEDNFSNYQEGSLDKAKDSAAGRQCFRTHADKISCRDVTRETHIDADDEGEESARRSSEDSENGSENCDISGTESIDGEDSTREGQEDRGHNDHHSKVESEGEAEGMDDAHSAEGDGTVLPFSERFLFNVKPLAKYIPLALRDDKKNSRIFYGNDSFYVLFRLHRTLYERIRSAKINSSFGERKWRASNDTSPNDLYSRFMSALRSLLDGSSDNMKFEDDCRSIIGTQSYVLFTLDKLIYKLVKQLQTVATDEMESKLLQLYAYENSRKHGKDVDTVYHDNARVLLHDDSIYRIECSCSPGHLSIQLMEFGNDKPEVTAVSMDPNFSAYLHNDFLSILPDDKEQSGIFLHRNKCKHACSDEISAACEAMVGLKVVNGLECKITCNSSKVSYVLDTEDYLFRTKGRRRSLHRSGSCRHHQSRSSNRSSNRGQRYQRWLSSS